In Bubalus kerabau isolate K-KA32 ecotype Philippines breed swamp buffalo chromosome 4, PCC_UOA_SB_1v2, whole genome shotgun sequence, one DNA window encodes the following:
- the EME1 gene encoding crossover junction endonuclease EME1 isoform X1: MAVRKSSLSLDSSDSDSEELPTFAFLKNKPSSIKRRQPQEDEKIVVVDISDSEASCPSPKLKDPPRIPEATETVIQTEPVSVLSSGSENEEEFMPLAERLICKFLTHKQQSPEKSSSPFERVLDHQKASHDWQKQPFTKIHDIPLCGTSERHASNNKDPVVDSPCHQLPAYQTTCSVQSDSLTITKTNAEVPLPQKRRKYSQKVQKSSTQGCQQWGRASQKESTQRQQEGKKKAALVNRLKVQRPEECLKHIVVLLDPVLLQMEGGGQLLGALQSMDCSCVIEAQAVPCSLTWRRRARPSEDGEEGWVEEPMVLVLLLAEVFMSMIYHFKQGSLGSTEEGKETLRSFVTDITARTAGKDLSLVIVDPEKCFSAPNPLRRKQRVANREQAKEKKKQQKQPEANTVAMVTRVDVEEALVDLQLHTEAQAQIVQSWKELADLACTFTKAVAEAPFKKLRDQTSFSFCLESDWAGGAKVDRSGRGLALVWRRQIQQLNRVSLEMASAIVDAYPSPQLLIQAYKRCLSEQERQNLLADLQVRRGEGVTATSRRVGPELSRRIYLQMTALQPDLSLDSAD, encoded by the exons ATGGCTGTAAGGAAGTCCTCACTCTCACTGGATTCCAGTGACAGCGACTCTGAGGAGCTGCCAACGTTTGCCTTTCTGAAGAATAAACCATCTTCAATAAAGAGGAGGCAGCCTCAGGAGGATGAGAAGATTGTAGTGGTTGACATCTCAGACTCtgaggcctcctgtccatcaccaaaattGAAAGATCCACCACGCATTCCAGAGGCCACTGAAACTGTCATACAAACAGAGCCAGTCAGTGTGCTaagcagtggaagtgagaatgaGGAGGAATTTATGCCCCTGGCTGAGAGGCTTATTTGTAAGTTTTTGACTCACAAACAGCAGAGCCCTGAAAAATCCAGCTCCCCATTTGAAAGagttttggatcatcaaaaagcatcaCATGACTGGCAAAAACAGCCATTTACAAAGATCCATGATATTCCCCTCTGTGGTACCTCAGAGAGGCACGCATCAAATAACAAGGACCCTGTGGTAGACAGTCCATGCCATCAGCTGCCGGCCTACCAAACTACCTGCTCTGTCCAGAGCGACAGCTTGACAATAACCAAAACaaatgctgaggtgcccctgccTCAGAAGAGACGCAAGTACAGTCAGAAGGTCCAGAAGAGCAGCACACAGGGATGCCAGCAGTGGGGACGAGCAAGCCAGAAGGAGAGCACCCAGAGGCaacaggaagggaagaagaaggcAGCCCTGGTTAACAGGCTGAAAGTTCAGAGGCCAGAGGAGTGCTTAAAGCACATCGTTGTGCTGCTGGATCCAG TGCTCTTACAGATGGAAGGTGGGGGTCAGCTCCTCGGagccctgcagtccatggattgctCCTGTGTGATTGAGGCGCAGGCTGTTCCTTGCAGCCTCACGTGGAGGAGAAGGGCTCGGCCCTCTGAG GATGGCGAGGAGGGCTGGGTGGAAGAGCCCATGGTTCTGGTGCTGCTCCTGGCAGAGGTGTTTATGTCCATGATCTACCACTTCAAGCAG GGAAGTCTGGGCAGCactgaggaagggaaggaaacacTTCGGAGCTTTGTGACTGACATCACAGCAAGGACAGCTGGGAAAGATCTGTCACTGGTGATTGTGGATCCAGAGAAGTGCTTCAG TGCTCCGAATCCTCTAAGAAGGAAACAGAGAGTGGCAAATAGAGAACAGGCCAAGGAGAAGAAGAAGCAGCAGAAACAACCAGAGGCCAACACAGTGGCCATGGTGACCAGGGTAGATGTGGAAGAG GCACTGGTAGATCTGCAGCTGCACACAGAAGCCCAGGCTCAAATTGTGCAGAGCTGGAAAGAGCTGGCTGACTTGGCATGCACGTTCACAAAGGCTGTGGCTGAAGCGCCCTTCAA GAAGCTCCGAGATCAAACTAGtttctccttctgcctggagAGTGACTGGGCTGGAGGGGCCAAGGTGGACCGCTCTGGCAGGGGGCTTGCACTGGTCTGGAGGAGACAGATTCAGCAGCTGAACCGGGTCAGTCTGGAGATGGCCAGTGCCATTGTGGACGCCTATCCCTCCCCACAGCTCCTGATCCAG GCTTATAAGCGGTGTCTTTCTGAGCAAGAACGCCAGAATTTGCTCGCAGACTTACAGGTGCGCCGTGGGGAAGGTGTGACAGCCACCTCGCGCCGTGTTGGACCAGAGCTGTCCAGGCGTATCTACCTTCAGATGACAGCTTTGCAGCCAGATCTCTCCTTAGACAGTGCAGACTGA
- the EME1 gene encoding crossover junction endonuclease EME1 isoform X2, whose product MAVRKSSLSLDSSDSDSEELPTFAFLKNKPSSIKRRQPQEDEKIVVVDISDSEASCPSPKLKDPPRIPEATETVIQTEPVSVLSSGSENEEEFMPLAERLILLLQMEGGGQLLGALQSMDCSCVIEAQAVPCSLTWRRRARPSEDGEEGWVEEPMVLVLLLAEVFMSMIYHFKQGSLGSTEEGKETLRSFVTDITARTAGKDLSLVIVDPEKCFSAPNPLRRKQRVANREQAKEKKKQQKQPEANTVAMVTRVDVEEALVDLQLHTEAQAQIVQSWKELADLACTFTKAVAEAPFKKLRDQTSFSFCLESDWAGGAKVDRSGRGLALVWRRQIQQLNRVSLEMASAIVDAYPSPQLLIQAYKRCLSEQERQNLLADLQVRRGEGVTATSRRVGPELSRRIYLQMTALQPDLSLDSAD is encoded by the exons ATGGCTGTAAGGAAGTCCTCACTCTCACTGGATTCCAGTGACAGCGACTCTGAGGAGCTGCCAACGTTTGCCTTTCTGAAGAATAAACCATCTTCAATAAAGAGGAGGCAGCCTCAGGAGGATGAGAAGATTGTAGTGGTTGACATCTCAGACTCtgaggcctcctgtccatcaccaaaattGAAAGATCCACCACGCATTCCAGAGGCCACTGAAACTGTCATACAAACAGAGCCAGTCAGTGTGCTaagcagtggaagtgagaatgaGGAGGAATTTATGCCCCTGGCTGAGAGGCTTATTT TGCTCTTACAGATGGAAGGTGGGGGTCAGCTCCTCGGagccctgcagtccatggattgctCCTGTGTGATTGAGGCGCAGGCTGTTCCTTGCAGCCTCACGTGGAGGAGAAGGGCTCGGCCCTCTGAG GATGGCGAGGAGGGCTGGGTGGAAGAGCCCATGGTTCTGGTGCTGCTCCTGGCAGAGGTGTTTATGTCCATGATCTACCACTTCAAGCAG GGAAGTCTGGGCAGCactgaggaagggaaggaaacacTTCGGAGCTTTGTGACTGACATCACAGCAAGGACAGCTGGGAAAGATCTGTCACTGGTGATTGTGGATCCAGAGAAGTGCTTCAG TGCTCCGAATCCTCTAAGAAGGAAACAGAGAGTGGCAAATAGAGAACAGGCCAAGGAGAAGAAGAAGCAGCAGAAACAACCAGAGGCCAACACAGTGGCCATGGTGACCAGGGTAGATGTGGAAGAG GCACTGGTAGATCTGCAGCTGCACACAGAAGCCCAGGCTCAAATTGTGCAGAGCTGGAAAGAGCTGGCTGACTTGGCATGCACGTTCACAAAGGCTGTGGCTGAAGCGCCCTTCAA GAAGCTCCGAGATCAAACTAGtttctccttctgcctggagAGTGACTGGGCTGGAGGGGCCAAGGTGGACCGCTCTGGCAGGGGGCTTGCACTGGTCTGGAGGAGACAGATTCAGCAGCTGAACCGGGTCAGTCTGGAGATGGCCAGTGCCATTGTGGACGCCTATCCCTCCCCACAGCTCCTGATCCAG GCTTATAAGCGGTGTCTTTCTGAGCAAGAACGCCAGAATTTGCTCGCAGACTTACAGGTGCGCCGTGGGGAAGGTGTGACAGCCACCTCGCGCCGTGTTGGACCAGAGCTGTCCAGGCGTATCTACCTTCAGATGACAGCTTTGCAGCCAGATCTCTCCTTAGACAGTGCAGACTGA
- the LRRC59 gene encoding leucine-rich repeat-containing protein 59 encodes MTKAGSKGGNLRDKLDGNELDLSLSDLNEVPVKELAALPKATVLDLSCNKLTTLPSDFCGLTHLVKLDLSKNKLRQLPADFGRLVNLQHLDLLNNRLVTLPVSFAQLKSLKWLDLKDNPLDPVLAKVAGDCLDEKQCKQCANKVLQHMKAVQADQERERQRRLEIDREAEKKWEAKQRAKEAQERELRKREKAEEKERRRKEYDALKAAKREQEKKPKKETNQAPKSKSSSRPRKPPPRKHTRSWAVLKLLLLLLLCVAGGLVACRVTELQQQPLCTSVNTIYDNAVRGLRSHDILQWVLQTDSQQ; translated from the exons ATGACCAAGGCCGGTAGCAAGGGCGGGAACCTCCGCGACAAGCTGGACGGCAACGAGCTGGACCTGAGCCTCAGCGACCTGAATGAGGTCCCGGTCAAGGAGCTG GCTGCCCTCCCAAAGGCCACCGTACTGGATCTGTCCTGCAATAAACTGACGACTCTGCCG TCGGATTTCTGTGGCCTCACACACCTGGTGAAGCTAGACCTAAGTAAGAACAAACTGCGGCAGCTGCCAGCGGACTTTGGCCGCCTGGTCAACCTCCAGCACCTGGACCTCCTCAACAACAGGCTGGTCACCCTGCCTGTCAGCTTTGCTCAGCTCAAG AGCCTGAAGTGGCTGGACCTGAAGGATAACCCCCTGGATCCTGTCCTGGCCAAGGTGGCAGGGGACTGCTTGGATGAAAAGCAGTGTAAACAGTGTGCCAACAAG GTGCTACAGCACATGAAGGCCGTGCAGGCGGATCAGGAGCGGGAGAGGCAGCGGCGACTGGAAATAGACCGAG AGGCTGAGAAGAAGTGGGAGGCCAAGCAGCGAGCTAAGGAGGCTCAAGAGCGGGAACTGCGGAAGCGggagaaggcagaagagaaggagCGCCGGAGAAAGGAGTATGATGCCCTCAAAGCAGCCAAGCGGGAGCAGGAGAAGAAACCTAAGAAGGAAACAAATCAGGCCCCGA AATCTAAGTCCAGCTCTCGCCCCCGTAAGCCACCACCCCGGAAACACACTCGATCCTGGGCTGtgctgaagctgctgctgctgctgctgctgtgtgtggCCGGTGGGCTGGTTGCGTGTCGGGTGACCGagctgcagcagcagcccctctgcACCAGTGTGAACACCATCTACGACAATGCCGTCCGGGGCCTGCGCAGCCATGACATCCTCCAGTGGGTCCTGCAGACCGATTCTCAACAGTGA